TCAGGAAGCGGATTTCCTCCTACACGTTACATTTACGACCAAATTTATCAAACATCATCAATATAACAAATGTTCACGTGACAATAATATCTCAACTTAAGaatctaaaaaataaagaaaggtGATAAATACAATATGTACACAAAGACTACACGAATATGCTTATACCAGGAACTATGGTATAAAAGCTATTATAATCACCAAAAGGTTATAGAAGGTGGAAATAAAAGCATCTTGTACCTGTACACACCCCCAACCAAGAGTTAATCCCCCAAGATATTGATCTGCAAAATCGACTTCAACAGCTTCATTTGATTGATTTTCTATGAGCCCTGAACTGTGAACCTATTTAAAATGCCAAAGGATTACCTATTACAAACCAAAtggataatttaaaaaaatactaaaatatattaattttctaaagtTACAAATACATTTCCTTCAATTACCTTAAATCTGCACAAAGGTACAGAAGACGTGCTCCAAAAGTTGGCATCTGGACAAGAAATCTGAGTAGAATGATTTTTTAAGTGAAGTACTTTTCGCTCAAATGAGACAATTCCCTTGGGCATTTTATCACTTATCCTTTGAAAATAGTGAACGATGCACCAAATCTTATTTTCCTGTTTTTGATTGTAATCTTCATACAGAATCctgaaaacataaaaaacaGATCCTTggatttcaaaaaataataataacgaCATATGAAACAAGAAAATAACTCTTTCATACAGAATAGGCCAATATCAATTCTAGCACAGGCACTCTCACACACAAGCACGCGTCTAAGATATATCAAGTGCCACAGCATCTTGACACCGCTAGGATATCTAAATTACTACTAAAACAAGCAACCGAATAGGTGGATACGAATACTTGGaggtaaaaaaaacaaatgaccAAAGTTTCTTACGAAAACAATTGATCAAAGTTGATCTTCTTCGGAAAATGCTTCACAAGTCTGCCTTGGACTGGGAATACACAAAATAATGAGCAGCAGAGAAGAGCAGCAATCAACTCCTGAAAAGCCAGAAATTGGTGATATAATATTAACCATAACCATCTTCATCATGTATGAATGCATGTTAAAATCATGCATCGTACCATAAGATCGCTGGCAGTAGAAATTGACAGTGTTAACCATCTCGAGCATGCATGCACGCATGTGACAATCAAGAGTAACATTCAAGAAAGTAACCTGGCTAAGGAAGATTATTCCCGGCTGCTGTGTATCCAATAAGCGAAGAGCAGTTGTTGTAAGCATAGCATTGTTAGGGTTTTTATAATGCGTTTCCAACAAAGAGGGCAATCTCAAGAGTAAATTGGCCAACACAGGAACCACCTCCTGAAACCACTTCTTAGATTCCTCTCCAGACATAACCTGAAACAAATCCTTGCAACTCACGCAATTGAAATGGTGAAATTGAAAAGTGAGGGAGAAAAAGTAGCGTTACCTCGTCGAAGAAGAGTGCGTAACCAAGCGAAGTGGAAAGGGATAAGGGTTTGGAAGAGATGGAAAGAGCCTTTCTGAGGTCAGTAATTGCTTGGAAGAAGAGGTGGCCCGAGTCAACTCGGCCTCCGGCGAGTTCTTTGAGCGTCTCCGCCGCTTGGGAGGGCCAAACCAGTGAAGAGGAACGCAAGAGCAGTGGTAGGTATGGCAGAATCGATCGCAACTCTTCGCTTTTTTCCATTTTCTGCACTCAAATCCTAAACCAAAGAAACAACACCGtctttcaaatcaaaacaatgtATAAGACAAAGAGAGAGAATAGTATGAAACATTTTCATTCCATtatataaaatatctaaaagaATTCTTAGttataaccattttttttttattctccaTAAATCTTTCTCGATACtatctttatttattatattttattttattaatataattaaatattttgttattttatataaattatttaatatttttacacattttttgctacacaaatttttttattctatctttatttaatatatattattttattagaagTATTTTGTCAAttcatatgaattacttaaaaaataaaaaatttaattttttaaattaatattaatgaacAGTTTTTATATGACTCTCACTCTTTTCTTAGTTCCTTATTTTTAGGCGAGGATAGAACATACTCTCACACATTCTCACTCCATTATATAAAAGGAATTCTCCATTATAACCGTTTTATGGTGTACAcaaatcttttttttatttatttaatttaatatatatcattttattaatacaatgaagtattttgtcatttcatattaattatttaaaaaataaaattattttataattttttaaattaatattaatgtacaatttttatatttctatCACCCTTCCCTTAGTttcttattttaagaaaaaacataCTCTCACACATTTTCACTCTGTTATATAAAGGGAAATCTTCATTATAACTGTTTTTTGgtgtacacaattttttttattctatctttatttaatatatctcattttattattacaatggaatattttgtcatttcatattaattacttaaaaaataaaattattttttattttttaaattaatattaatgtacagtTTTGGATATGTAAGGAGAGTTAAagggaaaaaaatatattaagttgTACATTGGGAATTGTTATCCAATCTAGTTATTAGCCACAATTTGCCTTACAAATTTTTTAAGTATCCCTAACTTAAGACTTGGATATGCAATTATGATTTCTAGAAACACGATTAAGGCTGATATTGGAAGAATgtatatgaaagaaaaaaaataatgtttaaggAATTGCTTGCTTCCATTCCTAGTAGGATATGCTTAACTTCTTATTTATGACATCTATTAATACTGAGGGTTTCATATCATTGACTGCACATTTTGTTGACTAGAATTGGAAGTCAAATTCCAAGCTACTAAACTTTTGTCATATGTCTCCCCCTTACACAGGTTTTGAGTTATCTaagaaaattaatgaatttttacAAGATTGGGAACTAGAGAAAAATGTGTTTTCTATGACTTTGGATAATGCTTCTATTAATTATGTTCtctaaaatactttaaaaagtCAACTTATTTTGCAAAATGGTTTGATATGTGGTGGGTGAATTCTTTCACGTTCGTTGTTGTGCACACATGTTGAATTTAATTGTTCAAGAaggattaaaggtgtttggtgaTGCTTTGGACCAAATTAGAAATAACATCAAATATGTGAGGGGTTCGAAAAGTAGAATGGTGAAATTTAAACAAGTCAACTTGAAACGTTTAGTGATATTGATGCATCATAAGGATTGTGTCTTGATGTCCCTACAAGATGGAACTCCACTTATTTGGTGATTAATAGTACTCTTAAATATCAACGTGTTTTTGGAAGCTTGCATTTGGTTGATGAATCTTATAAATATTGTCCTACAGAGGAAGAGTGTGAGAGAGCTGAAAAAATTTGCAAGTTCTTGTTACCCTTTTATGATATCACTAACTTGATTCTGCCACAAGTTATCCTACTTCCAACTTGTATCTTTTACAAGTTTGGAAAATTCAATGTTTGTTGATGGAAAATGTGAAAGATGAAGATGTACTAATTAAGAACATGACTAAATTGATGATAGTAAAGTTTGAGAAATATTGGGATGAATATAGTGTTGTACTTGCATTTGGTGAAAGTTTAGACTCAATGATGAAGTTAGAAACATTGAGATTTTGCTTTGAAAAAATTGATTCATTTACATGGGAACCAAAATTAGAAAagatcaagaaaaaaatatacaaacttTTTGCTAAATATTCTACCAAAGGTTTGACAACACCATCAAGTGTTCAAAAGCAAAAGCAAAGACAATTTTCATTCTCATCATCTATGTCTAAACCAAGTCTTTTTATGCAAGTTACTTactttaataacatttattaaagcactttaattcatttttaatttttttttgcaacaGTCCATCATATTAACTTATTACATcaatatagaaattaaaaatgcaCAAGCTTCAAGTAGCTAATAAAGTTGGAAGGTCACAACTTAGACACTTATTTGAATTAACCAACTTTGGATTTTGACTATTTAGAGCATATGGATGTGTTGAATTGGTAGAAAAATAATAGTCAATGTTTTTCTAATCTTGCTTTAATGGCTAGAGATTTGTTGAGCATCCCTATAATCAGAGTCGCATCAAAATATGCATTTAGCATTGGTTCTCGAATTCTTAACAAGTATAGGAATTGACTTTTGTCTGAAAACATGAAAGCAATAATTTGTACTTCTAGTTGGAAACATGGATTTTCTAAGgataattcaattattttaatttatcttatttttattgcattacttttatgaaaaaataattaattcattatcattgttttaatatatgtaGATGACGGaaaagattataattatgaaaaaattgatGAAAGTTCTTCAAAAAGTCGCATccaattttattattgaaatgggaagaaaacaaatttcataaaaaaaaatatcaaaaatgaATGCGGCGGGCGCCAGCCTTTATGCGGGGCAGGATGGAAATTCTAGATTGCGATAACTCTGCAGGGCGGGCCAAGTGCGGAGCAGGCGGGACGGGCTGACCCGCTTTGCCAACCCTATCATATATTGATGGCCGGAGCCATTGGAAGAAGCCCACATTGGTTTCTCCTTTCGATCTCCTTGTTGAGTACTTAACTAACTTGTTCCATAGATCCCCAACTGTCCATCTCTGTGACAAAGTCCATTGAGCAACCTGCCACAACATCAATCAAAGTACCTAGTAAGAAATTTTCAAATGCATGGGGATCGATAGTGTTGCTACAAAAGGAAGATCAAATTACCTCATCTAGGCTCTGTAATGCCTTCAAGTCAAATGTGTAGTATGCTACGGAAGGTCTTAGACCCTGTTAGGAAAGAACCAAgaaaaaattggttttcaagCATGATAATTCAAAGGTAAACAGAATTACAGAGAATGATTAATCCACCACGTGTTTGACCCAATTCCTCACCACCTCATCTTAACCATCACATTCCCACTACACAAAACCATCAATAGTTTGAGTAATCCACCACACCATATCTATGTTGGTGAGCAAGCAAACCACAAGGACAAACCTCCATACCCAACCACCCTCTTGTCTGTCTGCATTTCATACTCtgtttccttttcttttgagAAATAAGTTTAAAACTATTTATGAAATAGATAGAATACATCCCAATTAATATCAATACAGTTTTTCATTCTCTTCAATCTTTCTTCCCCCTCCCAAGCCTAAAATCACATAATTTCATGTATCAACAAATGGTTAGCATAAttaatcacaaccttttgtcaATATGGTGATTTTAGTGATCCTCCGGTGATCAAAATTTCAACACTACAATCATGTTATTGATCAtccaaaaaagagaaaaaaatcaaatacgGAAACTATTTGAATCAAACATAAGCGGTATGGCCACAACATTTACAACAAGAACTTTAACAAAATTTACCACAAAAAAGGGCCCAAAACGGTGGTATATAATTGAGCATGGATAACTAAGGGTAGAGGGATTCCAAAATGTCAACTCTAGCCTAGCAAATATTTCAACTCTTACTGAAAAATAAGAGGGAAAATAAGTAGTTTTCCATAATATAAGGGTAAACACACAAGAATTTATAATGCATTCAGAACACTCACAGTTATAACTGTCTCTTTCTCATACAATGATGGCTAAAAGTATAAAATTACCTGAGAAGCTGCAAGCCACTGAATTATGGTCTTTACTTCAGGATCTCCTCCAAAGACACCACATCCCCAGTTTCCAGTTGCAACCCCAATATTATTACCCTGGTCCATCCTCTGGTAATCGTTTTGAGAATTTGTAGTTTTATGATTTGAAAATTTTCCTTCACTTGTTTCCATAGATGTTGAGGTGGCAGCTTCAGACTGTGAATAAAAGAGTGTTCAAAGAAGATAAATGAAAAAAGAGTAATGGATACCTGAAtcctaataaataaataaagttggTTAACCTAAATACACTAATACAGTATCATTGTTTACATAAAAACATTGGACAAGACTAACCAGTGCAGATGAACATCCATACTCTTGCAACTTTTTCTGATATAGTTGATATTCACATTGGTACAGAAAACCACAGAATGCCTTATTGATCTCACTGCAGAAATGAACGAGTTAagtttagattttattttataaaaccaCCAAGAACAGTGTTAAATACTTAAAAGGGTAAATTAATACTAAATTAGGAATAATTTTCCCAGTAATTCCTTTTTCAAAGTCTCTAAATTTTAGGGTATAAAACTgaacaaacataaaaaaaaagagctTTGTTTTCGGGAATGCATAAGAGTTTATAAAGGTTTTATGCCTTTTATAAACAATCGCAAATTTCAAAGTCTAAATAAACATCAAACATAATGAATTCAAGATTATGTTCTCATAGTCCATAAATAACTGTGATTTTGCATCCATAAAAGCAGTAGCCACATAAACCAATATTAACATACCGGAGGAGAAAATCTGCCCTGTACTGTCTCATCCCTGGTTTACGCAATGCATCGATTGCAACAATCCTGGTTTTCCGTCTTCCAAGAGTGTCTACTTCCCTTTCATCCACATAATCACCAGAAAATCGAAATGATGTATTGTACCTAAAGAATCAGAAAATATTATCACCATTAGAATATGAAGAAAGCAACCAGCAATTAAAGCAATGAGTAAAGTAAGTAAACAGCTGAAAAACATATTAAGTGACATCATATCAGAATAAGTATTCTTTTAAATTTCCCCGTCATATGCATACTGTATAAACATCATCACAAATTCAAAGTAAAATGTTCAATATTTATATTCTTGGGATGATATAAACTTAAGTATTAAAAATGGGTCATACACAAGTGTGCAAACAAACaaggagaagaaaaataaacacaaaacTTGAATCTTTCAGGCTACAGCAAACTATTGGCCATCATATCATAGACAGATAAAAAACGAGAAAAACCACCATGCAAAGCATAACAATCCATAAACATGTTTTTCTTCCTCCATATTCAaatagaaattgaaaaaaattatactatcacaatttttaagtaaataaatCTAGTAGTAGGCATCAACAATTACAATTTCTTATACAAGTTCATATCCATTAAGCAGCACTAACCCTGTGTAACTTGAGAACCTTTCCACCCCAACAACTTCTATAGCCTCGTTATCTGCCATGACTGGCAAGAAAAGCATCCCAACAATCAATTCTGGACAGATCGCGAAGCGGATTTCCTCCTATACGGTACATTTAGGACCAAATTTATCAAACATCAATACAACAAATGTTCATGtgacaataaatatttcaacttaagaatctaaaaaataaagaaaggtGATAAATACAATATGTACACAAAGACTACACGAATATGCTTATACCAGGAACTCTAGTATAAAAGCTATTATAATCACCAAAAGGTTATAGAAGGTGGAAATAAAAGCATATTGTACCTGTACAACCCCAAAACCAAGAATTAATCCCCCAAGATATGGATCTGCAAAATCGACTTCAAGAGCTTCAGTTGTTGTATCCTCTATGAGCCCTGAACTGTGAACCTATTTAAAATGCCAAAGGATTACCTATTACAAACCAAAtggataatttaaaaaaatactaaaatatattaattttctaaagtTACAAATACATTTCCTTCAATTACCTCAAATCTGCACAGAGGTACAGAAGAAGTGCTCCAAAAGTTGGCATCTGGGCAAGAAATCTGAGTAGAATGATTTTTTAAGTGAAGTACTTTTCGCTCAAATGAGACAATTCCCTTGGGCATTTTATCACTTATCCTTTGAAAATAGTGAATGATGCACCGAATcttattttccatttttttagtgtattttGTATGCAGAATCCTGAAAACATAAAGAACTGATCTTTggatttcaaaaaataataataacgaCTTATGAAACAAGAAAATAACTCTTTCATACAGAATAGGCCAATATCAATTCTAGCTCTCTCACTCCCACAGGCTCTCTCGCACACAAGCACGCGTCTAAGATATATCAAGTGCCACAGCATCTTGACACCGCTAGGATATCTAAATTACTACTAAAACAAGCAACCGAATAGGTGGATACGAATACTTGGaggtaaaaaaaaacataaatatatatagctAAAGTTTCTTACGAAAACAATTTATCAAAGTTGATCGGCTTCGGAAGATGCTTCGCATATCTGCCTTGGACTGGGAATACACAAAATAATGAGCAGCAGAGAAGAGCAGCAATCAACTCCTGAAAAGCCAGAAATTGGtgatataatattaacaataaccATCTTCATCATGCATGAATGCATGTTAAAATCATGCATCATACAATAAGATCGCTGGCAGTAGAAATTGACAGTGTTAACCATCTCGAGCATGCATGCACGCATGTGACAATCAAATATCATACAATAAATCGGCATCCCAGGAGAAGCAGCCTTAGTCATGCAAGCAACAGTTATGACAGCGGTGGCCGCCTCAAATCAATGGCAATAGCAATATCAGTATATTGTGTGAGTGATTTGATAACTGTTACTTTTTTAAAGTGAAAAACACAAAAGAGTAACATTCAAGAAAGTAACCTGGCTAAGGAAGACTATTCCCGTCTCCTGTGTATCCAATAAGCGAAGAGCAGTTGTTGTGGGCATAGCATTGTTAGGGTTTTGATAATGCGTTTCCAACAAAGAGGGCAATCTCAAGAGCAAATTGGCCAACACAGGAACCACCTCCTGAAACCACTTCCTAGATTCCTCTGGAGACATAACCTGAAACAAATCCATGCAATTCACGCAATTGAAATGGAGAAATTGAAAAATGAGGGAGAAAAGTAGCGTTACCTCGTCGAAGAAGACTGCGTAACCAAGCGAAGTGGAGGGGGAAAAGGGTTcggaagagagagaaagagcgCTTCTGAGACGAGAAATTGCTTGGAAGAACTGGTGGCCCGAGTCAACTCGGCCTCCGGCGAGTTCACTGAGCGTCTCCGCCGCTTGGGAGGGCCAAAACAGAGAAGAGGAAAGCAAGCGCAGTGGTAGGTATGGCAGAATCGATCGCAACTCTTTGCTTTCTTCCATTTTCTGCACTCAAACCCTCAACCAAACAAACAACACcgtttcaaatcaaaacaaacttACAAGAAGAAGAGAGTATATAGTGTCACACATTTTCAAGGAATTGTCCATATCTTTTTGGATTTTATctttaactcaattttattttaactcaattttattaatatgatggattattttgtaattttatacatattacttaaaaaataattttttttttaatttctttaattaaCATTAATGTACAGTTTTTATATGACTCTTTGTTCTTTTCTTAGTTTCTTATTTTAAGGTAAAGAGAGATAGAGCATACTCTCATCCATTTTCACTGCATTATATAAAGGGAAATTCGCATTGTAACTGCTTTTTGTTGTAcacaaatcattttttattctatctttatttaatttaatatatctcattttattaatataatggaGTATTTCGTCACTTATCCCTTAGTTCCTTATTTTAAGACAAAGAGAGGCATACTCACACATTTTCACTACATTATATAAAGGGAATTTTCTATTATAACCGTATGGTGTACACAaatctttttttattctatCTTTATTTCATATATCTCATTTGATTAATGCAGTGaaatattttgtcatttcatatgaattacttaataaataaaattattttttaattttttaaattaatattaatgtgtCGTTTTTATATGACTTCTCACTCTTCTCTcgaatatttattttaagataaaGAGACAGCCTACTCTCACACATTTCCATATCAAATCTCactatgaaataaaataacctcCATTTTTAATCACTCTCTACACTTTATATTTGACTTTTCAATTTCGACTTatccaaaaatattttagtatatattatttatgtatatatatatatattacatttttatcaTCGTAAAAATTGAGTAAAAGATGAAAATGTGGATATACAGATGCAATTGCGCcgatataaaaattatttttgtaattaaataatataaaatatattagaatTATAATATTGTTAATTTACTCTTTCCTTAAATATCACCAAATGTAACTAATATTCgtttacaaatatatttaaattcatttttttctataCTCATTTTatcattcttaatattattattttaattatttttcatattatttaattataaatttgttttttattatacattattttgttaaaactgtcacattaaaattatatataattccCTTGTTGTcaaatcacaatttttttaacttttttttatacttttgttTATTCCAAATTAGGTAACCATGAGGGTGGAGAGTGTATTTTCTTGTGCAGGCCTTTCCAAACAAAGTCCAGAAATagccaataaaaaaaagtggaaaTTGAAAAGTACAATACAACAACAATTTGAATGGTTTTCTAAAAGTAGGGTAATCAACTAACACTAATTAAgcatcatataattttttttaatgatctCTCATTTTGTTAAATACCAaacattttatttgattttttaattaaaaatattattatattattataaataaaatcaaatgtatattatttaatgtttaCAGTGTTAacaaaactctttttttttcctagATGAGTAGTTTCCTTCCTCTGATAGGAAAGTTAAGGATATTTTTTTGGATGGACAACAGGTCGTCGGTAACTAACTACCCGAGTCAAATAACATTtacaactaaataaataaacagtTACAAATAATGTTGAATGAGTTAAATGAACACTCCGAAATATCAGGGAAATATCCCAATTGACAAAACCGAAATATACACTTCCTCCATGAAATCAGAAAATCATTATGTATGTTAGTTGTTAACTGATTATCCAGCTCACATAGGTAAAAGTCCATGAGTAAACATTATAAATAGAACTTTTTGTGAgtaaatgaattaaatttttatattatagaaGAACACACTTAAATTATAGCGTCGATGATTTAAGCATCGAAGTATAATCACAGGTACCCGACCGGCAGAACACCAGAAAAAACACATACCCTCTACTCATTAAGTTACAAGATCTAACAAAGAAGTTAACCATTTGAATACCTGaagtttccattttttttattttctaatgatatatttataattcatattttCTATACAACCGTACTATAattctaaatattattattttaatatttttgttacattatttaattataatttattttttactatatatttttttataaaaattcataaaataaattatagacATCTTTAAAGATTCTCAAAACatcattttcataaaaaaaacagaacgCTTTCCCAGAATCATTGGAGTGCAGGACTTACTGCGTTCAACAGAAGCACACGTACAAGTTTGTTTTATCCAACTATAATTTTCCCTAAAATCACGGACAGAATAGACACTGCCCTTATGACAAATTTGTTGATGTGGAAAgaataatttagtaaatataataatgtaaactttgaaaattaaatttatgaataagATAATGTGGCATACGAAGAATGAAATGGAATGGAATAAGGTCCATGTAATTTTAggtaatttatattttcataaatttctgAATAAGACCACGTGATATATTTTTG
The sequence above is a segment of the Phaseolus vulgaris cultivar G19833 chromosome 2, P. vulgaris v2.0, whole genome shotgun sequence genome. Coding sequences within it:
- the LOC137810324 gene encoding poly(ADP-ribose) glycohydrolase 1-like isoform X1, translating into MEKSEELRSILPYLPLLLRSSSLVWPSQAAETLKELAGGRVDSGHLFFQAITDLRKALSISSKPLSLSTSLGYALFFDEVMSGEESKKWFQEVVPVLANLLLRLPSLLETHYKNPNNAMLTTTALRLLDTQQPGIIFLSQELIAALLCCSLFCVFPVQGRLVKHFPKKINFDQLFSILYEDYNQKQENKIWCIVHYFQRISDKMPKGIVSFERKVLHLKNHSTQISCPDANFWSTSSVPLCRFKVHSSGLIENQSNEAVEVDFADQYLGGLTLGWGCVQEEIRFLICPELIVGMLFLPAMADNEAIEVVGVERFSSYKGYNSSFRFSGDYVDKRGVDTLGRQKTRIVAIDALRKAGTRQFRAEFLLREINKAFCGFLYQCEYQLYQKKLQEYGCSSALSEAATSTSMETSEGKFSNHKTTNSQNDYQRMDQGNNIGVATGNWGCGVFGGDPEIKTIIQWLATSQALRPFIAYYSFRLKVLQSLDEVAQWILSQGWTVGDLWNKLVEYSTSRSKGETKVGFFRWLLPSIYGRGGKAGLPAPHRPAPKTSLSIKGRSKKR
- the LOC137810325 gene encoding probable poly(ADP-ribose) glycohydrolase 2 codes for the protein MEESKELRSILPYLPLRLLSSSLFWPSQAAETLSELAGGRVDSGHQFFQAISRLRSALSLSSEPFSPSTSLGYAVFFDEVMSPEESRKWFQEVVPVLANLLLRLPSLLETHYQNPNNAMPTTTALRLLDTQETGIVFLSQELIAALLCCSLFCVFPVQGRYAKHLPKPINFDKLFSILHTKYTKKMENKIRCIIHYFQRISDKMPKGIVSFERKVLHLKNHSTQISCPDANFWSTSSVPLCRFEVHSSGLIEDTTTEALEVDFADPYLGGLILGFGVVQEEIRFAICPELIVGMLFLPVMADNEAIEVVGVERFSSYTGYNTSFRFSGDYVDEREVDTLGRRKTRIVAIDALRKPGMRQYRADFLLREINKAFCGFLYQCEYQLYQKKLQEYGCSSALSEAATSTSMETSEGKFSNHKTTNSQNDYQRMDQGNNIGVATGNWGCGVFGGDPEVKTIIQWLAASQGLRPSVAYYTFDLKALQSLDEVAQWTLSQRWTVGDLWNKLVKYSTRRSKGETNVGFFQWLRPSIYDRVGKAGQPVPPAPHLARPAELSQSRISILPRIKAGARRIHF